ATTGACAGAGTTCTGCCAGTGAGAGGCAAGGaattttgtatctcttaatttgttGAAGTTAATATATTTCTCATCTGCAGTATtggttttcccttcggggtttttcTAGGGACAACTGTTCGGAAATATCGTGTCATTGTGTTACATATTTCTTTCCGCCtatttttatttgtgaagttgtagttgtgttattttccaatatttgttgatcAAATAATCTATTATAGATAGGAGGTTAATAATCAGTAACTGCAATAGAATTTTCACAAGAAGGTGAAGACTTATTAGTGAGATTTCCTCTTACATTGAAGAACTATCCAGGTAGATCCATTATTACAATCAGAACAATGTTGACCCACAAAAAAAGGTGGGTTAGTAAAAATACAATTAGAAAGAGCAACCTCATTAGGGACAACAACAATACTAGCAAAAACAATAGAAGAATCCTTGGCACCACTATGAACCTCAAAAACTTTTTCGAAAGCAAAATCAGTCTAGTAAACATCAATAGGAGAAATAGTATAAGAAACCAAAAATCTAGCATCAATCATTTTATTATCAAAAGTAGAATTCCTCTTTATGTTTTAGTGCACAATGATTATCTTGTAATATAGCTCAACATTATACGTTCCGTGAAACATGATGAGGCTAGCTACAAATGGCTAGTAAAAGAGGGCaagaaaatttattttcaaatatgAATCTTTGAAATTTAGGGATCATTTACATGCTCCTTAAAATTAACCTAGATTAGTCCCAAATCATGGAAATGATCTACAAGATAAGGTGATGATCTAGAGGCAAGGAATGAAAGTATGGAAATTGATGTCGATGGGAGTGAAGTAGGGATGAATGAGTAATGAATGTTTGAGGATTAATACAAACAAGAATGAAAATGAAGATGTATAAGCATTGGGTGACAAGACAAGCCTAACACAAAAATATCTCTTTTGTCGATATATTATTAAATTAAGACATTCCCATCAAGATGTATACTTGACTAAAAGAAAATGACACGTATATACTATTATAATAATCTCCATATCAATAAAAATCTCACATTACTCAAGATTTTGCATTCAATCTAACCAATTCATGTTCAACCATGCTATTTTAATACCAATCAATCCTTGTTCCTGTATTCCATACCTAATACATTTGACTAACTTGCCTTGCCACAAGATTCTACATTCAATCTGACATTCGTCAAAGTTTACCTAAAATGCACTTACTGTTTCTTGTTTTTAAGTCACAAATAAGCACCATCGGCCGTTCAAAGGACAAAGACACATTGACGCACATTTTATCATTTTAGACTGTCAAAAAAGTGAACAGCCTCCCCAGTCGCCATATGTAGTTTAGATTTAATGTCATTTTGGTAAAGTTGCTTAGATGTTCTCTTGATTCAATTTGTATGCAATCGATGGAGAAGATACAACACAGGCATGTTGATATCCAAGGACTCAAATTACATGTTGCTGAGATTGGTTCAGGTATTTCTTTATCATCCAATTATGCTTTCTTACAATGGGCTTTCATTATTTTATAACAATAATGCATGGACTTGCTTCAACAAGGGTAACTGATGAAATTTGTGTACAGGTCCAGATGTTCTGCTATTGCATGGGTTTCCTGAAATCTGGTATACATGGCGTCATCAGATGATTGCGTTGGCGGATGCAGGATTTCATGCAATTGCTCCAGACTTCAGAGGCTATGGACTCTCTGACCAACCTTCTGAAATTGAAAAGGCCGGCTTTGTAGATCTTGTGGAAGACCTGATTGGTCTTCTTGATGCCTTTAGTATTCAGAAAGTAAGTACCCACAATTCTCTTCCTTGAATTCATATACTCTGTACTTGGATCTCCCAATTCAGATCCCAAACGCCCATTCTCTGAATTTATATGCATTTTGTATTTGGATCTCCCAATTCACAACCCAAAAGGCTATTCCCTGAATTTACAGGTATTTGTTGTGAGTAAGGACTTTGGAGCCATGGTCGCATATTTTCTCGATCTTCTGCACCCTGATCGAGTGAGAGGAATGGTAGTAATGGGTATGCCTTATAGAAGACCGGGTCCAGAATACTTTGCAATGGACAAGCTTCCACGAGGGTTTTATATCAGACATTGGCAGGTTTCTGTTTCGCTTCTTCCTGCTGTTAACCTACTACTAAACCTATATTGGCTTGTTTACTAATGGAAATATTTTGATAAGTTTTTTATGCACGCAGGAGCCTGGAAGGGGTTTGGCAGATTTTGGGCGTTTTGATGTAGAAACTGTAGTAAGGAATATATACACACTTTTCTCAAGAAGTGAACTGCCAGTGGCAGAGGAGGGTAAAGAGATCATGGACCTGTATGACCCTGCAACTCCATTGCCTGCTTGGTTTACTGAAGATGACCTCAAAATGTACTCAAGCTTATATGAGAAATCAGGATTTACTTTCCCTTTACAAGTTCCTTACATGGCTATGAAAAGGTAAAGCTAGAAACCGCTTTTTCATTACCCAATAAGTGTTTTCTACTATGGAAGGTTTACGGTCTGTATCTTGGTTTTTGATTTACAGAAACTGGGGAAAATTGGGGGAAATCACAGATTATACCATTCGAGCTCCCACCCTTCTGATCTTGGGCACCGaggattattctctaaaatttccAGGGACAGAAGCTTATCTTAGCGGGCAGGTGGTCAACGCTGATGTGCCCAACGTGGATATCAAATTGATTCCAGAAGGAGGCCATTTTGTTCAAGAGCAGTTCCCTGAGGAGATTAATAAGATTACCATTGGCTTTCTCAATGAGCATCTGCAATCTTGAATTCTGCATTGCTTTTTTAAAGTTATCATGGAGTTTTCTTGGTGATAGTTGTGAACAAGCTAATCataatttaaataatcaaatattacAGCTGGAGTATGCCTGGTTTATGTTTACTGCATATTAGAGTTAACATGGAAGGTGATTAGATAGTACACCTTGAAAAATAATTCTATTTGGAATACTTGCATATGGAAGTTCCTTATACACCAAATTGATGTTTGGCTTGGGATGGATGACATAAAAATTTAGATTTATCCTCTTTTTTTCACAAATAATGGACTTACGCTTATTAAATGGGATGCACTCGGTAAAGAACTTGTTGTAACTACTTATTAAAAACCCTCACAGACATGATAAAGTGCAAAAACTATATCTAAGTAATAAAGAGGAAGACACCTAATTTAAGGTATGCATGCAGCATCAGACAACATAATAAAGCAGACTAGAGACATAATCAGCAGAACATCAAAGTAAACCTTGGCATCTAGTCTGCAATCCAATATCCATCATTTTTGGTGCTGGTATATGAACTTGTATTTCTAAGTAGAAAAGCTCTCTCTATATATGAGAATTGAGAAACAGTTCTTCTCAGAACCTCTTAAACTCTTACATGAAAAATTCAGCAAGGATTTGCAGATCAAGGCAGAGTCAGGCTTGGCAAATCTGTCACACTTGAAAATAGAGGAAAAGTATTGATTTATTTTCGCCTCACTTTATCTCTTTGCAGAATGGTCACCTATTAAAAATTAAGTGGAGCAAACTGTGAATAATTTTGTTGTTTTCTCCTCGTTTTGTTTTAAAATAGATTCTAGATAGGTTGCATCATTGCGACATACTCTGTTGAGCATTTACTTTTTTCAAAtgttttacaataaaataaatgGTGTTTGTCTTAGTTTATGTAACTCTTTAGTTTGGTTTcagtatataaaaaaaaagaaatggcACTTGAAAGTTCATGTTAAAAAGGAAATAAGGATCACAGGTGAGAGAACGCCACATCATACGATGTATTTTAAGCTTTAATATTTATTGTAGGTACTTCTGTTTTCcttatttgagaaaaaaaataaaaaattcaaatgtcTTTTAATTTAAGCATTTTAACAATTGATGTTGCTGTTAATAGTTTGAAAATGGATATGAATGGTTCCTCTTTAAAATTGATCTTAGAAGTTTGTGTTGTAGGTGTTTCATAAGGCATGTTTTCTAAATCTCGTCTATTATGGTAgggtttattttttaatttgatagTGCATGTGAATGGCTAGAAAATTCTATTTCAATTGATTATTTTGTTGAGAGGATTCCCTCTAGGTGTACTTTGGGAATGGTTTAACAAAGTTCAAGTCCCTCATGAGGTTTGATTTGAAGCTATCCAAAATCTCAAGAAGAGGATTTTCCTTTATAGATTTGCAAAAGTAAGTTATGCTAAAGCTATTCTCAAACATAGTCCATGATATGACATAGTTCTTTGTTAATGTTTACCCCCTAGACCTGATACTTTGTTGTCTTTGAGGAGTGGACTCTTCTAGATCATATTTGAGTTAAATTCCTTCATTTTACCTTGTCTTGTCATGCTTTCTTGGATTGCTTCCTCCTTAGGTAATGTTGTTTGTGTGAAGCCCAACAAGTTCTTTTCCACTTGTTTGCAAAAGCATGCTCATGTTAAGATAAATCTTTCAAAAGATTTGATGGAGCTAGTTGACATTCAAATTGGCCAAATGCATCACATCAAAATAGTCATTTATTTGAACTTCTCAAGCACTCACTATAGGTGCCAATCCTTTGGTCACAACATCAAAAGTGTCTCTTTGTTTCAACTAGACCCAAGTCTAGTCCCAAACCTACAAGTGATACTCCTCCacactatagtgtcataaattgcaacCCTTTTCAATTTCACTCTCTTTTTTGGGCCCTTGCTTTAGTGTGCCCTCTCATAGCTCATTTAAGCCTATTTTTGGCCTTGTCACTaacaaattatcatcatatgcttaTTTGGTGACTCGATCCTATGTGTTGGGCCTATGCACTCTACAATCACCCTTAGTTTGCCTTTTTATGGGTGGACTATGTTGTTATGTGCCATAGTCCCTCCAAAAAAAGCTCAAAATCAAATGTGTGAAAGTGTCGCTTCCTTCCATTTGTGATCCGATCTTGATATTTATATAAAGACATAATTTCTAATTCATTTCCATTTGGGCACATCTTACATCAAGCATTATTGAACAAGTATCTTCAAAGTTCAAAATTATGTAGTAGCAAGCTACAACAATCTATATGCATATGTGTTTTCATGATTGATCCTTTTATGTCTTGTAATGTCATGTTGTTGCATCAACCCTTGAAGGTCTTATCTAAAGAGCATTACATCACCATTATCATCAAAAGGTAACATCTTTTCAATTCCACATTTCCTTTCAAATTTAGCCTCTACCCTACTAGGCATAAGCTTTCTTTCTTATCCATCATAGTTATAGTGGACATTAATTCCTACTCGAGGTCTAACTTAGACACACTCCTATACAACACAATGTTTTCCCTTTTTTTATGTGTATGTTATAGATTCAATAGCAGAAGGTGATAGAATTGTGCAAAGCAAACTGAGACATGTCGGACTTTAAACAAGCCAAAACCTTGAAAGACTAATTTGGTTAGCTCCATAGTTTGATGCTTTTTGACAAATTTTTAGAGGAAGTGATCTACAAAACATCCTAATTCAAGATCCCAAGCCTCGGTTTATAGGACACTTGTCTCGACTAAGGTGCCTTGCTCCATGGTTCTACTGTTTTTGGCCCAAATTTAAAATATTGGTTCCTTTTTGTATTCCATTTCTAGATGTATGATTTTGATTTGATTTCCACTTCTGTATCAATTTATTTATGTTAATTATAGTTTATTCTGCATCTTTTCTTATCTTAATCATATCCACTCACAATCAAACTAGAAGAGAACATAATTAAACATAGTATCCAACTCTCCTTTAGGATTGAAGTTAGATCTTGTTGATTATTCTCCTCCAATGAACATTTGGACATAGTGATTGACTAAGTTCTTGGTTTTCATTCTACGCTAAGACTCCTTCCACCatttctctctcacacacaaaaaagatagacaatggtggtgaattgCATAAATAACAAAACTAATGGGCTAAAAATAATACATATTTATAGTGGAGTTCCACAAGATAATCTTGAAATTTTAGTTTCAAAACCTCCAAACAAGGAGAAGGATGCAAATATCTCTTCACACCATGGGGAGTTGTCTAAAGAGGTGAGTAAACTTGGATTTATTTGAATGCCACATTTATTTAGTGTTATCTTTTTTTTGTTTAGACTTCCTTTCCCTATCTTCTCAAGTAGTTTTAAGGCACTCTCATGGTATTATTTAGAGCATAGAGGAAATAGAATATGTTTTCAAACAAGGTTCAAGATTTCAGATTAGTTATTCAATTGAAAGTTTCAATCCATGAAGGGAAAATTTGTTATTGTATAATAGTTATGCAAATCTTAATGAACTTGATAGCAACAATATGATTTTAGATATCTttcatcaatattttttatttcattaaaaatacTTTCTATTATGAGAATTGTAGAGTCACAACTTCATATTTCTTTAATTATAGATAAGTTTAATTCAAACACTAATAGCATGTCAAATAATTTTGAACTTATTAATGCAAAAGAAGAGTTCCATTGATCAATTTGAATCCCCAATGTACAAGGGTTGGGGTCCTTTTAAAAAAGCCCTCacctataattttaaaaaaatagaaaaatggacCCAAATTTAGTAAATAAATATATCAAAATTGTTTTTAAGACTAATTTTTTTATAGCAAGCTgattttctatttttatcatggTTAAATCCAACATCCACCAATATCAAACTAGGTTAAACTTGTGAGTGAAGgcttaatttagaataatatttatGAATCTTCACCAAATATCAACACTATGTAGAGGAAAAGCCTTGTGATGCCTGCCGCTGCCCTAAGGCCGTCTGCTGCAGTCGTTGCGAAGCCTGCCGCCCTACGGCCTTCTGCTGTAGCCACCCAGCTTCGATCGGCTACGGATGTCGTCCCGCCTCCTCTCCCGAATGCTGCACCCCCTGGCGTGGCTGCTGCTATTGGGGCCTTGGCGAAGGTTTATGCCCGTGCCTTGGCGGGGGGTCCGGGAGCTTCTACGCCTCTTGCCTCGGTTGCTGATGGTAATATGGTGGATGGCGATCTGGTGCATCCGACGCCCTCAGATATTGATCAGGTTGCCCATGGCTTGGGGCTTGTGGTTGTTACCGTGTGCAAACCCTTGGTTTTCAGGATGTCTATTGATACTAAAAAGGAGATTATCCACAACTCCTCTGTGTTTGAATCTCATGGTCTGATTTGTAGGTTTCGGGGCTTTTGGCCTAGCCTCCCTTagctgcacacttggatttcccaaaaCTGGGAACCGCTCTTAAAAGGtttagttaacatttttccttcagccaagggttttttcattgctaaatttgaatatgCTGAGGATAGATCGAAAATTTTAAGTATTAATCCTTTCAACTgggaggacaaatttgttttgatggttaaaccctagTTCTTGGGTTTTAACCCATCTACtaattcatttaatgagattcctatttgggttaggctccctaaccttccccttcatctatggacggaCTCTCTACTAGAagaagtgggggaggctttaggcgaattcctaatgattgataaggattctttccaaatttatcattctacttatgctcggatATTGGTTAACATGGATGTTTCTAAAGGGCTTCCAGCTAAgatagagattgaatcttccttgggatcttgggtccaactaCTCAACTTCgagggtatcccctttagatgtcgaaagtgcttccagactAGACATGTTGTTGCACGGTGTGAAActgataaaaagaaaaagaatttttcttaaaaagaaaaagaatttttcttcttggtggaagggtgcctcCTCTGAACACTATTGTGTTAAAAAGAAAAGTTTTTCCCAAGTGGTTGCGCAGGTTCCTCAGACCAATGCTATTGTGCCTCTGGTTGCTACCTCTGTTTCTGGTGTAACTTTGCCTCGAGAGTGTGTGGATGCTTGTGGTGGCATCCTGACTAATCATTTGAaaaatgttggatcttcttcttcgGTGGATGGACTTCCTGCTTCCCAGACTGTTGTTGGACCTTTGTCTGATTCTCCGACTTTTGTTGTCCCTGCATCTCTGGATGTTGGCTATGTTCCTCCtggtgatgggaggtcctctattctagacccatcctcttggcaaaatgttgctgctagggttgaggagggatggattactgttaaaagcaaaaaatctaaattgtcccaaTCCTCTTTTGATACGACTCTTCGATCCCACAAGGGCAGATCAAATTCTTGATCCGTTCTGATTGGGTTGGCACTGTTGTCTTTTGCAGCCCGATGGGTTTTGTTGGGGGTCCCTTTGTGTTGTTCCGCCTTTTGTGTTCGGTTTTGCCATGTCtcttttgtgttttgtttctttgagtggactttcaagtttatctttcggttcgggttgcaagtccttctaaaacctgtcttgtatagggtttctggtcccttaaaaactggttttccttaatcaaaaacgcTATGTAGAGGTCAAAGGAAATTGTGAGGACAACAATAACTCTtcataaatgaaattttttttcacTCAGAAATTCAAGTTGATAATTCAACACCCAACAAAAATAAAAACTAACACTTGTAATCgaaggaggtgcaatggttacattAATTGTAACTTATATAGAATGTCCTATAAATCTGAAAGTAGTATTGGGTCAATATAGAAGTCAAGTATTTTATAAAAGATCTTAAAATAAGTTTATTAACTTGCTATTTTGAGATAAAGTGGTATTTTGTTGGTAATGAAATCCATGAATAATAGTAATAATAGTAGTTAGCTTGCATTCTCCCTCTACCCC
This genomic stretch from Cryptomeria japonica chromosome 8, Sugi_1.0, whole genome shotgun sequence harbors:
- the LOC131857343 gene encoding uncharacterized protein LOC131857343, whose product is MQSMEKIQHRHVDIQGLKLHVAEIGSGPDVLLLHGFPEIWYTWRHQMIALADAGFHAIAPDFRGYGLSDQPSEIEKAGFVDLVEDLIGLLDAFSIQKVFVVSKDFGAMVAYFLDLLHPDRVRGMVVMGMPYRRPGPEYFAMDKLPRGFYIRHWQEPGRGLADFGRFDVETVVRNIYTLFSRSELPVAEEGKEIMDLYDPATPLPAWFTEDDLKMYSSLYEKSGFTFPLQVPYMAMKRNWGKLGEITDYTIRAPTLLILGTEDYSLKFPGTEAYLSGQVVNADVPNVDIKLIPEGGHFVQEQFPEEINKITIGFLNEHLQS